The proteins below are encoded in one region of Alphaproteobacteria bacterium:
- a CDS encoding MBL fold metallo-hydrolase has product ALYAEDPGAGSDFGTRPGDTVGLEIASEGDGKRFHYIPGCASMPPELAERIEGEELVFFDGTLWRDDEMIATGLGIKTGTRMGHMSASGPTGTIAAMSRLGVKRKIFVHINNSNPMILDDSPERAEALAAGWEVAHDGLEIAL; this is encoded by the coding sequence TCGCGCTTTATGCGGAGGACCCCGGCGCTGGATCAGATTTCGGCACACGACCCGGCGACACGGTCGGCCTTGAAATCGCTTCGGAGGGCGACGGCAAGCGCTTTCACTATATTCCGGGCTGTGCATCGATGCCGCCAGAACTCGCGGAACGAATCGAAGGCGAAGAACTCGTGTTCTTCGATGGGACACTTTGGCGCGACGACGAAATGATTGCGACAGGACTCGGCATCAAAACGGGCACCCGCATGGGGCACATGAGCGCTTCGGGTCCGACGGGCACAATCGCAGCCATGTCGCGACTCGGCGTCAAGCGAAAAATCTTCGTACACATCAACAACAGCAACCCGATGATCCTTGACGACTCGCCGGAACGGGCAGAAGCGCTGGCGGCCGGCTGGGAAGTGGCGCATGACGGCTTGGAGATCGCATTGTGA
- a CDS encoding inositol monophosphatase family protein yields MIDVDTISRIVRRVAEDEILPRYRALGKDEVRQKSGPMDLVTAADIAAERALAQHLLREFPDTLVVGEEAATEDPSLLDVISKETPVWLLDPIDGTLNFAHGRRGFGIIVAYLVAGKTIAGWIHDPLENVTVTAVKGGGAWCGVERMRVSDAAPLSQMIGAAYGEFSGGVPAGDILMRSGQVGALRNAMCGAVDYIEIARQQKQFFLSPRSLPWDHAAGVLIMTEAGGVARFLDGAEYDTAIPDRQILAATDEPSWRALQALLLPAARGPRRDQ; encoded by the coding sequence ATGATCGATGTCGATACCATATCGCGTATCGTTCGACGCGTTGCCGAGGACGAAATCTTGCCGCGCTACCGCGCGCTCGGCAAAGATGAGGTGCGGCAAAAATCGGGTCCCATGGATTTGGTCACTGCCGCCGATATCGCGGCGGAACGTGCGCTTGCTCAGCACCTCTTGCGCGAGTTTCCGGACACGCTCGTGGTCGGTGAGGAGGCCGCGACGGAGGACCCCTCGCTTCTCGATGTTATTTCAAAGGAAACACCGGTCTGGCTTTTGGACCCGATAGACGGGACACTCAACTTCGCCCATGGCCGGCGCGGTTTCGGCATCATCGTCGCTTACCTCGTGGCTGGCAAAACCATCGCCGGGTGGATCCACGATCCGCTTGAAAACGTCACGGTTACCGCGGTGAAGGGCGGAGGTGCTTGGTGCGGTGTCGAACGAATGCGGGTTTCGGATGCCGCACCGCTCTCGCAAATGATCGGGGCCGCCTACGGCGAGTTTTCCGGTGGAGTCCCTGCGGGCGACATCCTAATGCGTTCCGGTCAGGTTGGAGCCTTGCGAAACGCCATGTGTGGTGCCGTGGACTACATCGAGATCGCGCGGCAGCAAAAGCAATTTTTTCTTTCACCTCGCTCATTGCCTTGGGATCACGCGGCGGGCGTGCTCATCATGACAGAGGCCGGCGGTGTCGCCAGATTTCTCGATGGCGCTGAATACGATACGGCGATTCCGGACCGCCAGATTCTCGCCGCCACGGATGAGCCTTCATGGCGTGCATTGCAGGCGCTGCTTTTGCCCGCCGCGCGTGGCCCGCGTCGGGACCAATGA
- a CDS encoding quinoprotein relay system zinc metallohydrolase 2, with the protein MQPRHFTGLIVALFLTSLDNASGAPPPLPVTEVASGIFVRQGVQEDATPTNNDMIANIGFIVGADAVAVIDPGGSRIDGERLRAAVLATTNRPIRYVIMSHAHPDHVFGAAAFAPDHPTYVGHARMPGALADRGEYDRRRLAEILGVKGTGDFVVPTLLVEKELKLDLGGRVLDLSAHAAAHTDSDLTIFDRSTGTLWAADLLFVDRIPVIDGSLVGWLKVLQDLKSLPAAHAIPGHGPIFVPWPAAATDEERYFNVLLRETRALLARGGNIETAIATVGQSERDKWLLFDEYNGRNVIAAFKELEWE; encoded by the coding sequence ATGCAGCCGCGGCATTTCACGGGCCTGATCGTCGCCCTATTCCTGACTTCGCTCGACAATGCGAGCGGGGCACCTCCCCCACTCCCGGTCACGGAGGTGGCATCGGGGATTTTTGTCCGCCAGGGCGTGCAGGAGGACGCGACACCCACTAATAACGACATGATCGCCAATATCGGGTTCATCGTCGGCGCAGATGCGGTCGCGGTGATAGACCCCGGAGGCAGCCGAATCGATGGCGAGCGGCTGCGAGCCGCAGTCCTCGCCACGACGAACCGGCCAATCCGCTACGTCATCATGAGTCACGCTCACCCCGACCACGTCTTTGGTGCTGCGGCATTCGCACCGGACCACCCGACCTATGTCGGCCACGCCCGGATGCCTGGTGCGCTTGCCGATCGTGGCGAATATGACCGTCGCCGCCTCGCCGAAATACTCGGCGTGAAAGGTACCGGGGATTTCGTCGTACCGACGCTCCTCGTCGAAAAGGAACTCAAACTCGATTTGGGCGGGCGTGTCCTGGACTTGAGCGCACACGCCGCCGCACACACCGATAGCGACCTAACCATTTTCGATCGCTCAACCGGCACTCTATGGGCAGCCGACCTCTTGTTCGTCGATCGAATTCCCGTGATCGATGGAAGTTTGGTCGGCTGGCTCAAAGTTCTTCAAGATTTGAAGTCTCTGCCAGCAGCGCATGCGATCCCCGGCCACGGGCCGATCTTCGTACCTTGGCCGGCCGCCGCAACGGACGAGGAGCGTTACTTCAATGTCCTCTTGCGCGAGACCCGCGCCCTTCTGGCCAGGGGCGGGAATATCGAGACGGCCATCGCGACAGTGGGCCAAAGCGAGCGAGACAAGTGGCTCTTGTTCGACGAATATAATGGGCGCAATGTGATTGCCGCCTTCAAGGAATTGGAATGGGAGTAG
- a CDS encoding quinoprotein dehydrogenase-associated SoxYZ-like carrier yields the protein MRPIVLGIVLLVAVVNLPVRAAEDAATQAARWHDLRVAIFGDRAITDGAGVLTLEAPARALDAALVPISVTLADPPNVKALYIIIDANPSPLAGVFHFGPAADAHMLKTRVRVDQYTLMHAVAETADGHLFVAEQYVKAAGGCSAPSTKNRELAMARLGQMKLKAVSEGSDVNALQLLISHPNNNGMQMDQVTRNYVPARYIQDVKVTYGNDLVFQLDADISLSEDPAITFGLTPRGSAPITVEMHDSSTAVFKQSFDLTAARS from the coding sequence TTGAGGCCGATTGTCCTTGGCATCGTGCTGCTGGTCGCGGTTGTGAACCTGCCAGTGCGCGCCGCGGAGGACGCCGCGACGCAAGCGGCACGCTGGCACGATCTTCGTGTCGCCATATTCGGCGACCGTGCCATCACCGATGGCGCCGGCGTGTTGACGCTCGAGGCACCTGCCCGCGCCCTCGATGCAGCCCTCGTGCCGATCTCGGTAACACTCGCAGATCCCCCGAACGTGAAGGCGCTTTACATCATAATCGACGCTAATCCTTCCCCGCTCGCAGGCGTGTTCCACTTCGGACCTGCTGCCGATGCGCATATGCTGAAGACGCGCGTCCGGGTCGACCAATATACGCTGATGCATGCGGTTGCGGAAACGGCCGACGGCCACCTTTTCGTCGCGGAGCAGTACGTAAAGGCGGCGGGCGGCTGTTCAGCACCCTCGACCAAAAATCGGGAACTCGCCATGGCGCGCCTCGGCCAGATGAAGCTCAAGGCCGTGAGCGAGGGGAGCGACGTGAATGCGCTCCAGCTCCTAATCAGCCACCCGAATAACAACGGCATGCAAATGGATCAGGTGACCCGGAACTACGTTCCGGCACGGTACATCCAGGACGTGAAAGTGACCTACGGCAACGACCTCGTGTTTCAGCTCGATGCTGATATCTCCTTGAGCGAGGATCCGGCGATCACCTTTGGTCTGACGCCACGCGGATCCGCGCCGATCACCGTCGAGATGCACGACAGCTCCACAGCCGTTTTCAAGCAAAGCTTTGACCTTACCGCGGCCAGAAGCTGA
- a CDS encoding PQQ-dependent catabolism-associated CXXCW motif protein, which produces MACCIAHGSADAGGAPEPEGYRLDDYRAPVPETVAGGRVVHTDELKGMIAQGGIVLIDVLPAPRKPEGMRPGTPWLPLPRLDIPGSLWLPDVGRGVIDQQLDRWFRARLAEATHGDPTRTLVFYCLAECWMSWNATKRASSYGYADVVWFPEGTDGWGAAGLPLAEAHPEAPPS; this is translated from the coding sequence ATGGCGTGCTGCATCGCCCACGGCAGTGCGGACGCAGGAGGCGCGCCGGAGCCTGAGGGCTATCGCCTCGACGATTATCGCGCACCTGTACCCGAAACGGTCGCGGGCGGGCGAGTTGTGCATACGGACGAACTCAAGGGCATGATTGCCCAAGGCGGGATTGTCCTTATCGATGTCCTGCCCGCACCACGCAAGCCAGAGGGCATGCGGCCCGGCACACCCTGGCTGCCGCTCCCCCGTCTCGATATCCCGGGAAGTCTTTGGCTGCCGGACGTCGGCCGCGGGGTGATCGACCAGCAACTCGATCGCTGGTTCCGTGCCCGGCTCGCGGAGGCCACCCACGGCGATCCGACCCGGACGCTTGTCTTCTACTGTCTCGCCGAGTGCTGGATGAGCTGGAACGCGACGAAGCGCGCCTCGAGTTACGGCTACGCCGACGTCGTCTGGTTTCCCGAAGGGACCGATGGCTGGGGTGCTGCCGGCCTGCCGCTCGCCGAAGCGCATCCAGAAGCACCACCCTCCTGA
- a CDS encoding TonB-dependent receptor, with protein sequence MLRGVLLAAAGGFALTGIAHAQTAPSGSGAEAPSIIGVPPVEVIGTTPLPGVGIDRDKVPANVQSLTSSDLTRESTPSLIRTLTNQASSVNTNDNLVDPFQPDILFRGFEASPVLGTPQGLAVYQNGVRINEAFGDTLNWDLIPDVAIDRVDMISSNPVYGLNALGGAMVITMKNGFTYQGFENEAAGGSFSQRSNTFQFGHQLDGLAIYLAGRLYASDGWREFSNDYVKQLYADFATRTDDASIDVSFSGANNILSGEGTTPEQTLAIDRSLVFTSPQTNRNQLEFVTLNGSYNVTDDLSFQGNAYRREFHQTVVNGNSTNFVACTSGNGLLCQSDGVTPLMTANGGTIPDFSNGGAVPIGENDGETIHTISVGGSLQTSYTGDLFGLENNFVLGGSIDHSDTGFQSTVQPGVINPSLQVLTSGFFVFTPENTAFNPTPVSLGAESTYYGIFATDTFNATPELAVTASGRYNIAEISLNDNMGSSLTGFNRYNHFNPAIGATYKVFSNLTAYAGYAEGNRAPTPSEIECSNPAQPCLLPSSLSSDPPTLKQVISHTYEAGLRGKFTLPDTLPGKFTWNAGVFRTDVDDDIYPVATSISQGFFENIGSTRRQGIETSITYQDDKWSIYGTYSFVDATFQSSFTLPSPNNPFADANGNIHVQPGDHLPGIPENQLKVGADYRITPSWTFGAVLTYFSDRFLRGDESNQNAPIPGYAVLNLHSSYTITENFEIFVNIQNVTDTNYSTFGQYGDPTGVGAPGIPPGAVTNGPGVNNRFLGPGAPLSVFGGVRVRF encoded by the coding sequence ATGCTCAGGGGCGTGCTGCTCGCGGCCGCCGGGGGGTTTGCTCTCACCGGCATTGCCCATGCGCAGACCGCACCGTCCGGTTCGGGCGCCGAAGCGCCGTCGATCATAGGCGTCCCCCCTGTGGAAGTGATCGGGACCACGCCACTTCCCGGGGTTGGCATCGATCGCGACAAGGTGCCTGCGAACGTCCAAAGCCTGACATCTTCCGATCTGACGCGCGAGAGCACGCCAAGCCTGATCAGGACTCTCACGAATCAAGCGAGCAGCGTGAACACAAACGACAATTTGGTCGATCCATTCCAACCCGACATTCTCTTCCGGGGTTTCGAAGCCTCGCCGGTGCTCGGAACGCCCCAGGGGCTCGCGGTTTATCAAAACGGCGTGCGCATCAACGAGGCGTTCGGCGACACGTTGAATTGGGACTTGATTCCCGACGTTGCGATCGACCGGGTCGACATGATCAGCTCGAATCCTGTTTACGGCCTTAACGCGCTTGGCGGCGCCATGGTCATCACCATGAAAAACGGTTTCACCTATCAGGGCTTCGAAAACGAAGCGGCCGGCGGCTCGTTCAGCCAACGCAGCAACACATTTCAATTCGGTCACCAACTGGATGGCCTGGCAATCTATCTGGCCGGCAGGCTCTACGCGTCCGACGGTTGGCGGGAATTTTCGAACGACTATGTGAAGCAACTCTACGCGGATTTTGCGACGCGCACCGACGACGCATCGATCGACGTGAGCTTCAGCGGGGCGAACAATATTCTATCCGGCGAAGGCACGACCCCGGAACAGACACTTGCCATTGACCGGTCGCTGGTATTCACCAGCCCACAGACCAACCGCAACCAATTGGAGTTCGTCACGCTGAATGGATCGTACAATGTGACCGACGATCTCTCCTTCCAGGGCAATGCCTATCGGCGGGAATTTCACCAGACGGTTGTCAACGGCAACTCGACCAATTTCGTGGCCTGCACCTCCGGTAATGGGCTGCTCTGCCAATCGGACGGCGTTACACCGCTGATGACGGCGAATGGCGGCACGATCCCCGATTTTTCCAATGGCGGCGCCGTTCCCATCGGCGAGAACGACGGGGAGACGATTCATACCATCAGCGTCGGCGGCTCGTTGCAGACGAGCTATACCGGGGATCTGTTCGGGCTCGAGAACAACTTCGTGCTCGGCGGCAGCATCGACCATTCAGACACGGGTTTCCAGTCGACAGTTCAGCCTGGCGTCATAAATCCCTCACTCCAGGTATTGACTTCCGGCTTCTTCGTCTTCACACCCGAAAACACCGCCTTCAATCCAACGCCGGTCAGCCTCGGCGCGGAGAGTACCTATTACGGTATCTTCGCAACCGACACTTTCAACGCGACTCCTGAGCTCGCCGTCACCGCAAGCGGCCGCTACAACATTGCCGAGATATCCTTGAACGACAATATGGGCTCAAGTCTTACCGGATTTAACCGTTACAACCACTTCAACCCGGCGATCGGCGCCACCTACAAAGTCTTTTCCAATTTGACCGCCTATGCCGGCTACGCGGAAGGTAACCGCGCACCGACGCCAAGCGAGATCGAGTGCTCGAATCCCGCACAGCCGTGTTTGCTTCCCTCATCGCTCTCTTCCGACCCGCCCACGCTGAAGCAAGTGATCTCCCATACCTACGAAGCGGGCCTGCGAGGGAAATTCACGCTCCCGGATACGCTTCCCGGCAAATTCACATGGAATGCAGGCGTGTTCCGAACCGATGTGGATGACGACATTTATCCCGTCGCGACGTCGATCAGCCAGGGATTCTTCGAGAATATCGGCTCGACGCGCCGCCAGGGAATCGAAACCAGTATCACCTACCAAGACGACAAATGGTCGATCTACGGCACCTACAGCTTCGTCGACGCCACGTTCCAATCGTCATTCACCCTCCCCTCGCCCAACAACCCTTTTGCCGACGCCAACGGCAACATCCACGTCCAGCCCGGGGATCATCTGCCTGGCATTCCGGAGAATCAGCTCAAGGTCGGTGCCGATTATCGTATAACGCCGAGTTGGACTTTCGGCGCGGTGCTGACCTATTTCAGCGACCGGTTCCTGCGCGGGGACGAATCCAATCAGAACGCCCCTATCCCCGGCTATGCGGTACTAAACCTGCATAGCTCGTACACAATCACGGAAAATTTCGAGATATTCGTCAACATCCAAAACGTGACCGATACGAACTACTCCACATTCGGACAATACGGCGACCCGACCGGGGTGGGCGCTCCCGGAATCCCTCCAGGTGCGGTCACGAACGGCCCGGGCGTCAACAACCGCTTCCTCGGCCCCGGTGCGCCGCTGAGCGTATTCGGCGGCGTGCGGGTGCGGTTCTAG
- a CDS encoding FAD-binding oxidoreductase — translation MNAERALTADVAVIGAGNVGIAVAYYLVGRRGVRDVVLIDARDPMSLTSAQSGENYRNWWPHPVMTAFTDDSIGLMESIAAATGNRINMTRRGYALVTRRSDPADLIGELYRGYGSNADRLIRVHDRPDSSTYHPPDSAAWDKAPGGVDVLRGPALIRQTFPGYARDVQTVLHIRRAGSISGQQLGQFMLEAIRAARGSRLRGEVIAIERTAPFTLAVNTPDGRISLRAARLVNAAGPFLGDIATMLGEATPVSCVYQQKIAFEDRERAIARTMPFTIDLDGQTLPWSDEDRAILAEDPVTALLLGPMPGGIHCRPDGTESGTWIKLGWAFNTRATDPHAADPIDPQFPDIVLRAASRLHPALKAYIGQLPRGARHYGGYYTMTKENWPLIGPMQTPGAFVVGALSGYGTMAACMAGAIAAAWIVDNTLPDYAQALSPARHADTALMDELAALKSRGVL, via the coding sequence ATGAACGCAGAGAGAGCTCTTACGGCAGATGTCGCGGTAATCGGCGCCGGAAATGTCGGGATCGCGGTGGCCTATTACTTGGTAGGGCGCCGAGGCGTCCGGGACGTAGTCCTAATCGATGCGCGCGACCCGATGAGCCTCACCTCCGCCCAGTCCGGTGAGAACTACCGCAACTGGTGGCCGCATCCGGTCATGACCGCATTCACCGACGACAGCATTGGTCTTATGGAGTCCATCGCCGCTGCCACCGGTAATCGCATCAACATGACTCGACGAGGCTATGCGCTAGTAACGCGGCGAAGCGATCCCGCTGACTTGATCGGGGAGCTGTATAGAGGCTATGGAAGCAATGCCGACCGCTTAATCCGAGTCCACGACAGGCCAGACTCCTCCACCTACCACCCGCCCGACTCCGCCGCCTGGGACAAAGCACCCGGCGGCGTCGATGTGCTGCGCGGACCTGCTCTCATCCGCCAAACCTTTCCGGGCTATGCGCGGGACGTGCAGACAGTGCTACATATTCGCCGGGCCGGGTCGATCAGCGGCCAGCAACTTGGACAATTCATGCTTGAGGCGATCCGTGCGGCCAGGGGCAGTCGGCTGCGCGGCGAGGTGATTGCGATCGAGCGGACGGCACCGTTCACGCTAGCGGTCAACACGCCAGACGGGCGCATCAGCCTGCGCGCCGCGCGATTAGTGAACGCGGCCGGTCCTTTCCTGGGCGACATCGCAACAATGCTCGGCGAGGCGACGCCAGTCTCCTGCGTCTATCAACAGAAAATCGCCTTCGAGGACCGTGAGCGTGCCATCGCACGAACGATGCCGTTCACGATCGATCTTGATGGTCAGACCTTGCCCTGGTCGGACGAGGACCGCGCAATCCTCGCCGAGGACCCTGTGACGGCTCTTTTGCTCGGTCCTATGCCGGGCGGCATTCATTGCCGCCCCGACGGGACCGAGAGCGGAACCTGGATCAAGCTCGGCTGGGCGTTCAACACCCGGGCCACCGATCCGCACGCGGCCGACCCGATCGATCCCCAATTCCCCGATATCGTGCTGCGTGCCGCAAGCCGCCTGCATCCTGCCCTGAAAGCCTATATCGGGCAACTGCCGCGAGGTGCACGTCATTACGGCGGCTATTACACGATGACTAAGGAGAACTGGCCGCTGATTGGGCCGATGCAGACACCAGGCGCGTTCGTCGTGGGCGCCCTGTCCGGCTATGGCACCATGGCCGCTTGCATGGCCGGCGCCATCGCTGCTGCCTGGATTGTCGACAATACTCTTCCCGACTATGCCCAGGCACTCAGCCCGGCGCGCCATGCGGACACTGCGCTCATGGACGAGCTTGCCGCGCTCAAGTCGCGTGGCGTGCTGTGA